The region TGCTGGCGAGTATCCATTAAGCAAAGCCGAACTGCCTAAAAATAAATATACGGCTGGGAAAAAGATATTCAATACGGAGATAGCAGTTGTCGTCAGCACGACAGGAAGAAAGAAAATAGCCGCAAACAATACGGCAGGAACAATTGGAAGGATGCTAAGTAAGATTTTGAACCATTTGGAATTGGCAGCAGTAGTAAAGAAGTCCCTGACAAACAGCGCACTGAAAAAATGAAAAAGAGCTAGAAAGGCGAAAGTAAGTGGAGCAACAAACGAACTCTCAATGGTGACATATTGAAAGACTACACCGCGAACCAACAAAAAATAAATCGCCAAAGAAAGACCTTGTAGGGAGTACCACAAATAACTCCGATCTCTCAGGCAGCCGAACAGGAACAGGTTGTAACTTATCAGGGCAAAAGCGAAGCCGAAGGCTGCGGCAATCCAAACATTTTCGGCCATTCTTTCGCGGAAAAACATGTTTTCGGGAACAAGCAGTAATGGATTGAAGAATGAATCCTCAGCCTGAACAAACACATAGAAAGTTACCGGCGCAACACCCAACTTAACCCCATGCGCAAGGAACAATTCGCCACGCCAGCTTGTACGCTTCTCGTTTCCATACCCGGCGTGCCATGCGTTCCAATCTCCGCCAGCCGTATTTTGGATAAAAAGAATTATCTTTTTAATTTGAGGAGGAACTACTTCAAAAATCCATCTGTGGGGTATGCTGGAGTCTTTCAGAACGACAGTAAAACGCAGCCAGTATCCAGACTTATTCGCCCCCGGATAAAACGATCCGCCAGCAGCTTGAAATTTGTCATAAAATTCTGGAGAGGAAACCTGCTCAATTGAATAGCCGTTATCAGGAAGGACGGTTGCGTAATTTCGGAGGTCATAGCTTTCCTGACTGCCATTCAAATCTATGACTTGAGGAGCGGTTGCGTGAGAGTAAACAGGAGCAAGCATTGCCGTCAGTACAATAAAGAAAAAACAGAATCGTAAAACACGGCAATATAAAGTGGACGTGGATTTCTTGCTCATTGCTAAGGCTCCATTATTTCTTATCGACAACAGAATCAGCTCTTACATCAGTTAAGACTGTATCAGCAAGGAAGGAGTTTCTCTCAAGAAGAACAATTACAGGAAAACCAGTCAGAGGGCTGTGTAATTCTAGGGGATGAAATTGACGCCCAACAATTCTGTGCTATGAGCAGCAGGGAGTAGCCGTCATCTGAAAATTCAACTGTCCCCAGAAGTAATTTCGGCTTAACAGCCTATTATGGCGGAATTTATTTAATACGTTATTTCAAGACATCTGGTTACAAATCAATCAAGTATGTAGCATCGCCCTTCTTCAGCCAGTGGGAAGGGACTGTTCTTCAAAAAAGGGCAATGGTATCCGAGAACTCTGCCTTTAATTTTGCTTTGTAAAGACTCAACCTGCTTCCAATGGGAATGCACACTGTACAGATTATCAAATTCTATTTCATGGAACACCAGATCGCAATCTCCGAACCATTCGGCATCAAGTTCAGCTCGATTCAGGACTTGATTAATCTCCTCATCGTACTTGGTATCCCCGGAATACCCAAAGAAACTCCCCCCACCTGAAATTTTCAATCCCACCGTGCCGTAAGGCAGTATATGATGATTCCAGCGACTCTCTATCCTTAACTGACCAAGTTGCAGAGTTCTGCCGGGTACAAGCTCGAAAAACTCTACATGATCCACAAGATCAGGAAAAAGAGGTTCATAAAGATCAGCCAGAACCCGGTACGGCTGTGCCGCCATAATCAATTTCAGTTTACGGTTCTGCCTGATTGCCCGCTGCATGCAAGCCGTGAATCCCTGCACGTGGTCTTCGTGGTTGTGGGTAAAGAGGAA is a window of Maridesulfovibrio sp. DNA encoding:
- a CDS encoding 7TM diverse intracellular signaling domain-containing protein; its protein translation is MSKKSTSTLYCRVLRFCFFFIVLTAMLAPVYSHATAPQVIDLNGSQESYDLRNYATVLPDNGYSIEQVSSPEFYDKFQAAGGSFYPGANKSGYWLRFTVVLKDSSIPHRWIFEVVPPQIKKIILFIQNTAGGDWNAWHAGYGNEKRTSWRGELFLAHGVKLGVAPVTFYVFVQAEDSFFNPLLLVPENMFFRERMAENVWIAAAFGFAFALISYNLFLFGCLRDRSYLWYSLQGLSLAIYFLLVRGVVFQYVTIESSFVAPLTFAFLALFHFFSALFVRDFFTTAANSKWFKILLSILPIVPAVLFAAIFFLPVVLTTTAISVLNIFFPAVYLFLGSSALLNGYSPARFFLLAWTVLLVIAILTGFGGLVVVRSLEKMLVLLQASSLLELLLLSLALADRIENLRRKKYIAAEVNVLKSSFVSAMGKEICDPLDRIDAESRHVLESDLDSQQSKAIAIIHSSAEYLKQIVSDMADMDAIESDQVVFLKEQINFPEFISEIENLVRPSTVVKGLGLVVNMIGPLPDTITADPVRLRQILLNLLGNAVKFTNSGEVRLVLEMCESGTLKISVSDTGIGISPEKLETVFDSYYQTDRSMSRSYGGTGLGLAISKRLVNKMGGAIHAESIVGEGSCFSVVFPFENDVLLADTVLSDVRTDSVVDKK